A single region of the Ornithorhynchus anatinus isolate Pmale09 chromosome 13, mOrnAna1.pri.v4, whole genome shotgun sequence genome encodes:
- the PSMB5 gene encoding proteasome subunit beta type-5, which translates to MALASVLERPLPVNGLGFFGLGGRSEFLDLGPDKEGDGLSLAAPSWAAAEEPGIELLHGTTTLAFKFQHGVIVAVDSRATAGAYIASQTVKKVIEINPYLLGTMAGGAADCSFWERLLARQCRIYELRNKERISVAAASKLLANMVYQYKGMGLSMGTMICGWDKRGPGLYYVDSEGNRVSGVTFSVGSGSVYAYGIMDRGYSHDLEVEAAYDLARRAIYQATYRDAYSGGVVNLYHVREDGWIRVSSENVADLHDKYQGVID; encoded by the exons ATGGCGCTGGCCAGTGTGTTGGAGAGGCCTTTGCCGGTGAACGGGCTGGGCTTCTTCGGGCTCGGCGGTCGCTCCGAGTTCCTGGATCTGGGTCCGGACAAGGAGGGGGATGGGCTGAGCCTGGCCGCCCCCAGCTGGGCCGCCGCGGAGGAGCCGGGCATTGAGCTGCTCCACGGAACCACCACCCTGGCCTTTAAG TTTCAGCACGGCGTGATTGTAGCCGTGGATTCACGTGCCACAGCCGGGGCCTACATCGCCTCCCAGACGGTGAAGAAGGTGATCGAGATCAACCCTTACCTGCTGGGCACCATGGCTGGCGGGGCGGCCGACTGCAGCTTCTGGGAGCGCCTGTTGGCCCGGCAGTGCCGCATCTACGAGCTGCGCAACAAGGAGCGCATCTCCGTGGCGGCCGCCTCCAAGCTCCTGGCCAACATGGTCTATCAGTACAAGGGCATGGGGCTGTCCATGGGCACCATGATCTGCGGCTGGGATAAGCGGGGGCCTG GCCTGTACTACGTGGACAGTGAAGGGAACCGGGTCTCCGGCGTCACCTTCTCCGTGGGCTCCGGTTCCGTCTATGCCTACGGGATCATGGACCGGGGCTACTCCCACGACCTGGAGGTGGAGGCGGCCTACGACCTGGCCCGGCGAGCCATCTACCAGGCCACCTACCGCGACGCCTATTCGGGCGGGGTGGTCAACCTCTACCACGTCCGGGAGGACGGCTGGATCCGCGTGTCCAGCGAGAACGTGGCCGACCTGCACGACAAGTATCAGGGAGTCATcgactga
- the PSMB11 gene encoding proteasome subunit beta type-11, producing MALQGVCGWQDPASARPRLPGPEEGWAVPPGWDPSSFLGTPGLDLAHGTTTLAFRFRHGVIAAADTRSSCGQYVACPASLKVIPVHRHLLGTTSGTSADCAAWFRVLQRELRLRALREGRLPSVAGAARLLAGMLHRYQGLDLCVATVLCGWDRSGPALFYVYSDGTLLPGTVFSVGSGSPYAYGVLDRGYRYDMEPHEAYALARQAVAHAARRDAYSGGSVDLYHVRESGWEHVSRQDACVLYRGLQETPGPAPPGPEPPPADEADPGEGPLSTPGKPGEDPGDLGEEGAPRAD from the coding sequence ATGGCTCTGCAGGGTGTGTGTGGCTGGCAGGACcccgcctccgcccgcccccgcctccccgggccggAGGAGGGCTGGGCCGTGCCCCCGGGGTGGGACCCGTCCTCCTTCCTGGGGACCCCGGGCTTGGACCTGGCCCACGGCACCACCACCCTGGCCTTCCGCTTCCGTCACGGGGTCATCGCGGCCGCCGACACCCGTTCCTCCTGCGGCCAGTACGTGGCCTGCCCGGCCTCCCTCAAGGTCATCCCCGTCCACCGGCACCTCCTGGGCACCACGTCGGGCACCTCGGCTGACTGCGCCGCCTGGTTCCGGGTGCTGCAGCGGGAGTTGCGGCTGCGGGCCCTGCGGGAGGGCCGGCTGCCCAGCGTGGCGGGGGCGGCCAGGCTCCTGGCGGGCATGCTGCACCGCTATCAGGGCCTGGACCTGTGCGTGGCCAccgtgctgtgcggctgggaccgctccggcccggccctcttCTATGTCTACAGCGACGGGACCCTGCTGCCTGGCACCGTCTTCTCGGTCGGCTCCGGCTCGCCCTACGCCTACGGCGTGCTGGACCGCGGCTACCGCTACGACATGGAGCCCCACGAGGCCTACGCCCTGGCCCGCCAGGCGGTGGCCCACGCCGCCCGCCGGGACGCCTACTCGGGGGGCTCGGTCGACCTCTATCACGTTCGGGAGAGCGGCTGGGAACACGTGTCCCGCCAAGATGCCTGCGTCCTGTACCGGGGGCTGCAGGAGACCCCGGGGccggcccctccgggccccgaGCCCCCACCCGCGGACGAGGCCGACCCAGGGGAAGGACCGCTTTCCACCCCCGGGAAGCCGGGGGAAGACCCGGgggacctgggagaggagggggccccgAGAGCCGATTAG
- the CDH24 gene encoding cadherin-24, whose product MWGLVQLLLAWLGGWGCAGRLGPPARAGDPGEPGTLLLRARRSWVWNQFFVIEEYAGPEPVLIGRLHSDVDRGEGRTKYLLTGEGAGTVFVIDEATGNIHVTKSLDREEKAQYVLLAQAVDRASNRPLEPPSEFVIKVQDINDNPPVFPLGPYHATVPEMSNVGTSVIQVTAQDADDPSYGNSAKLVYTVLDGLPFFSVDPQTGVVRTAIPDMDRETQEEFLVVIQAKDMGGHMGGLSGSTTVTVTLSDVNDNPPKFPQSLYQFSVVETAGPGALVGRLRALDPDLGDNALMAYSILEGDGEGAETFSVSADAHGRDGLITIRKPLDFESRRSYAFRVEATNTLIDPAYLRRGPFKDVASVRVTVQDAPEPPAFSRPAYRLAVPENSAPGTLVGRVSAADLDAPASAVRYSILPHSDPERCFSIGPEDGAIRTAVPLDREVRAWYNLTVLATELDSPAQASRVQVAIQALDENDNAPQLAEPYDTFVCDTAAPGQLIQVVWAVDRDEGGNGSRVTLRSPRGTEANFTIQDNRDGSANLLLPPRLAPPRRAAYLVPIELRDGGQPALSSTATVTVSVCRCRADGTVAACGPEALLAPAGLSTGALLAILACGATLLALGVLFAALRRQKAEALMVLEEEDVRENIITYDDEGGGEEDTEAFDIAALQNPDGAAPGPAPAPAPAPAPPRPPGRRDVLPRARSPRRPRPRPPAPADAAQLLALRLREADEDPGVPPYDSVQVYGYEGRGSSCGSLSSLGSASEAGGGPGPAEPPEDWGPLFRTLAELYGAQEPPAP is encoded by the exons CTCATCGGGAGG CTGCATTCGGATGTGGACCGGGGTGAGGGCCGTACCAAGTACCTGCTGACGGGGGAGGGCGCGGGCACCGTGTTCGTGATCGACGAGGCCACGGGCAACATCCACGTCACCAAGAGCCTggaccgggaggagaaggcgCAGTACGTCCTGCTGGCCCAGGCGGTGGACCGAGCCTCCAACCGGCCCCTCGAGCCGCCCTCCGAATTCGTCATCAAAGTGCAGGACATCAACGACAATCCCCCCGTCTTCCCGCTCGGGCCCTACCACGCCACCGTGCCGGAGATGTCCAACGTCG GGACGTCGGTGATCCAGGTGACGGCTCAGGACGCGGATGACCCCAGCTACGGGAACAGCGCCAAGCTGGTGTACACGGTGCTGGACGGGCTGCCCTTCTTCTCCGTGGACCCCCAGACGG GTGTGGTGCGCACGGCCATCCCCGACATGGACCGGGAGACGCAGGAGGAGTTCCTGGTGGTGATTCAGGCCAAGGACATGGGCGGCCACATGGGTGGGCTTTCCGGCAGTACCACGGTGACCGTCACCCTGAGCGACGTCAACGACAATCCCCCCAAATTCCCTCAGA gcCTTTACCAGTTTTCGGTGGTGGAGACGGCCGGGCCGGGAGCGCTGGTGGGCCGGCTGCGGGCCCTGGATCCCGACCTGGGGGACAACGCCCTCATGGCCTACAGCATCCTGGAAGGGGACGGGGAAGGAGCCGAGACCTTCAGCGTCAGCGCGGACGCCCACGGGCGCGACGGGCTCATCACCATTCGCAAG CCCCTGGACTTCGAGAGCCGCCGTTCCTACGCTTTCCGGGTCGAGGCGACGAACACCCTGATCGACCCGGCCTACCTGCGGCGCGGGCCCTTCAAGGACGTGGCGTCGGTGCGGGTGACCGTGCAGGAcgccccggagcccccggcctTCTCCCGCCCCGCCTACCGCCTGGCCGTGCCCGAGAACAGTGCCCCCGGGACCCTGGTGGGCCGAGTCTCCGCCGCCGACCTCGACGCCCCGGCCAGTGCCGTCAG gtACTCCATCCTCCCCCACTCGGACCCcgaacgctgcttctccatcgggCCCGAGGACGGCGCCATCCGCACCGCCGTGCCCCTGGACCGCGAGGTCCGGGCCTGGTACAACCTCACCGTGCTGGCCACCGAGCTGG ACAGCCCCGCGCAGGCCTCCCGCGTGCAGGTGGCGATCCAGGCGCTAGACGAGAACGACAACGCCCCCCAGCTGGCCGAGCCCTACGACACCTTCGTGTGCGACACCGCCGCCCCGGGCCAG ctcATCCAGGTCGTCTGGGCGGTGGACCGGGACGAGGGTGGCAacggcagccgggtgaccctaAGGAGCCCCCGCGGCACCGAGGCCAACTTCACGATCCAGGACAATAGAG ACGGCTCCGCCAACCTGCTGTTGCCCCCGCGCCTGGCCCCGCCACGCCGGGCGGCCTACCTGGTGCCCATCGAGCTGCGGGACGGAGGACAGCCGGCGCTGAGCAGCACGGCCACCGTGACGGTCAGCGTGTGCCGCTGCCGGGCCGACGGCACCGTGGCCGCCTGCGGGCCCGAGGCCCTGCTGGCCCCCGCGGGCCTCAGCACCGGGGCCCTGCTGGCCATCCTGGCCTGCGGTGCCACTCTGCTCG cGCTGGGCGTGCTGTTCGCGGCGTTGCGGCGGCAGAAGGCGGAGGCGCTGAtggtgctggaggaggaggacgtgCGCGAGAACATCATCACCTACGACGACGAGGGCGGCGGCGAGGAGGACACCGAGGCCTTCGACATCGCCGCGCTGCAGAACCCCGACggcgccgccccgggcccggccccggccccggccccggctccggctcccccgcggcccccgggccgGCGGGACGTGCTGCCCCGGGCCCGCTCCccgcgccggccccggccccggcccccggccccggccgacgCGGCCCAGCTGCTGGCCCTGCGGCTGCGGGAGGCGGACGAGGACCCCGGCGTCCCGCCCTACGACTCGGTGCAGGTGTACGGCTACGAGGGCCGCGGCTCGTCCTGCGGCTCGCTCAGCTCCCTGGGCTCCGCCAGcgaggccgggggcggcccggggccggccgaGCCTCCGGAGGACTGGGGGCCGCTCTTCCGCACCCTGGCCGAGCTCTACGGGGCCCAGGAGCCCCCCGCGCCCTGA